In a genomic window of Helianthus annuus cultivar XRQ/B chromosome 10, HanXRQr2.0-SUNRISE, whole genome shotgun sequence:
- the LOC110885564 gene encoding uncharacterized protein LOC110885564 translates to MATLPKLKTLPSSPHDFSIRTPQPSPSSSSLATSMKFKTLIHNFIFSHIFRFARALTKAKTIIMELLKEIHFNNVHFFWFMRKNKNKNKLYFGSFRFHYNWCSSHVVPMTSPNLYNNHVYYDPTWNSFVDDMAPESQLSGYLHWLEEKNVGNDNEITVDEMNEIDRLADKFIANCHEKFRLEKQESYRRFQEMMARSVGI, encoded by the coding sequence ATGGCAACTTTACCGAAACTAAAAACACTCCCTTCATCCCCACATGATTTTTCCATAAGAACTCCACAACCTTCACCCTCTTCTTCTTCCTTAGCCACCTCTATGAAATTCAAAACCCTGATTCACAACTTTATATTCTCCCACATCTTTCGGTTTGCTCGGGCCCTCACGAAGGCCAAGACCATAATCATGGAGCTGCTTAAGGAGATCCATTTCAACAATGTCCACTTTTTTTGGTTCATGAGAAAGAATAAGAACAAAAATAAGCTTTATTTTGGTTCGTTTAGGTTCCACTATAACTGGTGCTCGTCTCATGTTGTCCCAATGACTTCACCCAACTTGTACAACAATCATGTCTACTATGATCCCACGTGGAATTCCTTTGTGGATGACATGGCGCCAGAGTCGCAGCTCTCAGGGTACCTCCATTGGCTAGAAGAGAAGAATGTCGGTAATGATAATGAGATAACCGTTGATGAGATGAATGAGATTGATCGTCTGGCTGATAAGTTTATCGCAAATTGTCACGAGAAATTCAGACTCGAGAAACAAGAATCGTATAGAAGATTTCAAGAAATGATGGCGAGAAGCGTGGGAATTTAA